From a single Novipirellula galeiformis genomic region:
- a CDS encoding DUF1559 family PulG-like putative transporter, with the protein MPTNLKQIGLALHNDHDTHRKFPFGRFGRSAKALLSCGLTSEGVQMLGT; encoded by the coding sequence CTGCCAACCAACCTGAAACAGATCGGGCTCGCCCTGCACAACGACCACGATACTCATCGTAAGTTTCCATTTGGTCGTTTCGGGCGAAGTGCCAAGGCCCTACTAAGCTGCGGTCTCACTTCTGAAGGCGTGCAAATGCTTGGCACATGA